Genomic segment of Caretta caretta isolate rCarCar2 chromosome 4, rCarCar1.hap1, whole genome shotgun sequence:
TCAGCTTGTAACCGTGACGAACGCCACTTATTCCCTACTGGTATGTCTACATATGAGGTTTGCACAGCAGCATCAGCTACAGGTTTGGTGAGAGACTTTTCTTCTATTGGGAATggggcctcctcctcctcctctgcttctgTTACTGCAAGTTTGGAGGTTTGCACCTGGGCCTCAATCAGTGAGGGGGAAAGAGGCACTTCCTCTGCTTCTGTTACTGCAAGTTTGGAGGTTTGCACCTGGGCCTCAGTCAGTGAGGGGGAAAGAGGCACGTCCTCTGCTTCTGTTACTGCAAGTTTGGAGGTTTGCACCTGGGCCTCGGTTAATGATGGAGAAGAAAGCTTCTTCAATAACTCAATACTTGACGTTTGCACCTGGGCCTCGGTCAGTAAGAGGGAAGAAAACTTCTTCAGTAACTCAATGCTTGAGGTTTGCACCTGGGCCTCAGCTTGTAACCGTGACGAACGCCATTTATTCCCTACTGGTATATCTACATATGAGGTTTGCACAGCAACTTCACTTTGGGTTGTGGGGACAGGCTTTTCTTCTACCAGGAATGGGGCCGTCTCCTCTTCCGCTTCTGTTAATGCAAGTTTTGAAGTTTGCACCTGGGCCTCAATTTGTGATGGGGAAAGAGGCACTTCCTCTGCTTCTGTTACTGCAAGTTTGGAGGTTTGCACCTGGGCCTCGGTTAATGATGGGGAAGAAAGCTTCTTCAATAACTCAATACTTGACGTTTGCACCTGGGCCTCGGTTAGTAAGAGGGAAGAAAACTTCTTCAGTAACTCAATGCTTGAGGTTTGCACCTGGGCCTCAGCTTGTAACCGTGACGAACGCCATTTATTCCCTACTGGTATGTCTACATATGAGGTTTGCACAGCAGCATCAGCTACAGGTTTGGTGAGAGACTTTTCTTCTATTGGGAATggggcctcctcctcctcctctgcttctgTTACTGCAAGTTTGGAGGTTTGCACCTGGGCCTCGGTTAGTGAGGGGGAAAGAGGCACGTCCTCTGCTTCTGTTACTGCAAGTTTGGAGGTTTGCACCTGGGCCTCGGTTAATGATGGGGAAGAAAGCTTCTTCAATAACTCAATACTTGACGTTTGCACCTGGGCCTCGGTTAGTAAGAGGGAAGAAAACTTCTTCAGTAACTCAATGCTTGAGGTTTGCACCTGGGCCTCAGCTTGTAACCGTGACGAACGCCATTTATTCCCTACTGGTATGTCTACATATGAGGTTTGCACAGCAGCATCAGCTACAGGTTTGGTGAGAGACTTTTCTTCTATTGGGAATggggcctcctcctcctcctctgcttctgTTACTGCAAGTTTGGAGGTTTGCACCTGGGCCTCGGTTAGTGAGGGGGAAAGAGGCACGTCCTCTGCTTCTGTTACTGCAAGTTTTGACGTTTGCACCTGGGCCTCAGTTAGTGAGGGGGAAGAAAGCTTCTTCAGTAACTCAATGCTTGAAGTTTGCACCTGGGCCTCAGTTTGTAGCCGTGACGAACGCCACTTATTCCCTGCTGGTATGTCCATATATGAGGTTTGCACAGCAGCTTCACTTTGGGTTGTGGGGACAGGCTTTTCTTCTACCAGGAATGGGGCCGTCTCCTCTTCCGCTTCTGTTAATGCAAGTTTTGAAGTTTGCACCTGGACCTCGGTTTGTGATGGGAAAAGAGGCACTTCCTCTATTCCTGTTATTGAAAGTTTGGAGGTTTGCACCTGGGCCTCAATTTGTGATGGGGAAAGAGGCACTTCCTCTGTTTCTGTTATTGAAAGTTTGGAGGTTTGCACCTGGGCCTCGATTTGTGATGGGGAAAGAGGCACTTCCTCTGTTCCTGTTATTGAAATTTTGGAGGTTTGCACCTGGGCTTCCTTTTGTGAGAGGGAAGAAAGTGTCTTTAATAATTCATGACTTGAGGTTTGCACTTCGGCCTCGGCTTGTAGTCGTGTCGAACGCCACTTATTCCCTGCTGGTATGTCTACATATGAGGTTTGCACTTCAACTTCAACAAATAATGGGAATAAATTCTTCACCTGCATGTCTTGAAAGTCAAGATCAGGGGTCTGCTCCAGGGGCTCACTTTCTATGGGGAATAAAGTCTCCGTATCTAGTACTTCAATATATGATGTTTGCACCTGGGCCTCCATTTGTGATGGGAATGAAGTCTCCTCCTCTGATATTTCAAGATCTGAGGTTTGTACCTGGGCCTCACTTTCAAACGGGAGGAAAGTCTCTTCGCCTGGTAGTTCAAGATTTGAGGTTTGCACCTGGGCTTCTGTTTGTAATCGCGACCAACGCCACTTATCTCCTGGTGGTATTTCGACATAGGAAGTTTGCACCTGGACGTCAGCGCAGAATAGATCTTCTGCAATTTGCtgtaaacaacaaaaaacaacccccccataAACATGGCCATCTACTTCTCAAAGCAAAAGTGAAGCTCCTGTGATGTTGCCCTCCATATGTTTTATAGAGTTttatatgcttatgagtgtaaatatgatgtaattggaatatgctttatgcaaaaggtctcttgtaaggtatcataacaaaggttataacctactgaatatattcctcctatttgtatgtatgtatcatgtACAtatgatgctcaaataaatttgttagtctctaaggtgccactagtactccttttctttttgcggatacagactaacacggctgctactctgaaacctgtatcattcttgtatctgaagctaaaataatataaagtataactctagggtcctactgtaattatgcaaagtgtgggccattgatggtggtttagaatcttgatagctcccactgactaggacaattggttgtaattggttctgtttacttgcaagccttcctgtgtttgtGTTAGCCAGCCCAGGAAAAATGGAGGctgggggtctcacaggacatgtgaccatgtcacatcatgctgaaatccatcttacatctggtacttttccatttaggaggaggggtggggacccagagagacaaaagattcctgccttgggccaaagctataaaagggggtggaacagaacaaagggggctgccagtcatgagaaatcccctagtgaCCACCTgaactggaactaacaaggactgtaccaggggaaaggattgggcccagactaggaaggagtgtagtctgttaaagaagcttattggaacatctcagagggtgagattttacctgtaaacagtttcttaatgtattatgcttagacttgtgtgtttttgctttattttgcttggtgacttactttgttctgtctgttattacttgaaaccacttaaatcctacttttgatacttaataaaatcactgttattagtaaacccagagtaagtgattaatacctgagcgagcaaacagctgtgcatatctctctatcagtgttttagagggcagacaatttatgagtttaccctgtataagctttatacagagtaaaatggatttatttgggggtttggatcccattgggaactgggtgtctgggtgctggagataggtgacttgctgagcagtttttggttaaagtctgggggcgtggaccagacctgggtctgtgctgcagcaggctagcgtgtctggctcaacaagtcAGGGTTCCAGAgttccaagctggcagggaaagcaggctcagaggtaattccagcacgtcaggtgacagtcccaagggggactcagtgaccgaacccgtcacagcTCCACAGCTAGAAAGTC
This window contains:
- the LOC125635422 gene encoding uncharacterized protein LOC125635422 — encoded protein: MNKLEGKSPIVLLSFAVLLTGSWKQCFCCAGPPQTKSSISINVNNVEPEVSAEEAEEIKQQIAEDLFCADVQVQTSYVEIPPGDKWRWSRLQTEAQVQTSNLELPGEETFLPFESEAQVQTSDLEISEEETSFPSQMEAQVQTSYIEVLDTETLFPIESEPLEQTPDLDFQDMQVKNLFPLFVEVEVQTSYVDIPAGNKWRSTRLQAEAEVQTSSHELLKTLSSLSQKEAQVQTSKISITGTEEVPLSPSQIEAQVQTSKLSITETEEVPLSPSQIEAQVQTSKLSITGIEEVPLFPSQTEVQVQTSKLALTEAEEETAPFLVEEKPVPTTQSEAAVQTSYMDIPAGNKWRSSRLQTEAQVQTSSIELLKKLSSPSLTEAQVQTSKLAVTEAEDVPLSPSLTEAQVQTSKLAVTEAEEEEEAPFPIEEKSLTKPVADAAVQTSYVDIPVGNKWRSSRLQAEAQVQTSSIELLKKFSSLLLTEAQVQTSSIELLKKLSSPSLTEAQVQTSKLAVTEAEDVPLSPSLTEAQVQTSKLAVTEAEEEEEAPFPIEEKSLTKPVADAAVQTSYVDIPVGNKWRSSRLQAEAQVQTSSIELLKKFSSLLLTEAQVQTSSIELLKKLSSPSLTEAQVQTSKLAVTEAEEVPLSPSQIEAQVQTSKLALTEAEEETAPFLVEEKPVPTTQSEVAVQTSYVDIPVGNKWRSSRLQAEAQVQTSSIELLKKFSSLLLTEAQVQTSSIELLKKLSSPSLTEAQVQTSKLAVTEAEDVPLSPSLTEAQVQTSKLAVTEAEEVPLSPSLIEAQVQTSKLAVTEAEEEEEAPFPIEEKSLTKPVADAAVQTSYVDIPVGNKWRSSRLQAEAQVQTSSIELLKKFSSLLLTEAQVQTSSIELLKKLSSPSLTEAQVQTSKLAVTEAEDVPLSPSLTEAQVQTSKLAVTEAEEVPLSPSLTEAQVQTSKLAVTEAEEEEEAPFPIEEKSLTKPVADAAVQTSYVDIPVGNKWRSSRLQAEAQVQTSSIELLKKFSSLLLTEAQVQTSSIALLKKLSSPSLTEAQVQTSKLAVTEAEDVPLSPSLTEAQVQTSKLAVTEAEEVPLSPSLTEAQVQTSKLAVTEAEEEEEAPFPIEEMSLTKPVADAAVQTSYVDIPVGNKWRSSRLQAEAQVQTSSIELLKKFSSLLLTEAQVQTSSIALLKKLSSPSLTEAQVQTSKLAVTEAEDVPLSPSLTEAQVQTSKLAVTEAEEVPLSPSLTEAQVQTSKLAVTEAEEEEEAPFPIEEMSLTKPVADAAVQTSYVDIPVGNKWRSSRLQAEAQVQTSSIELLKKFSSLLLTEAQVQTSSIALLKKLSSPSLTEAQVQTSKLAVTEAETAFPSPSQTEVHIQSSYFEVPELQDEMPATPIKEKPLPLTLTEAQVQTSYVDIPAGNKWHSSRLQVEAQVQTSRLELPEAKEKAPSLSQTQAEMQTTRVEITEEKAVPPTPPDVKILAEETLKEEVELKLPHPEYAEAQVQTSRVEIPVGKKWRSSRLCTEAQVQTSYQELPVVKSKTLPPQGTGMAKKVTERAASKKLTKTSTRATPISVHLHVKMTPRRRNGNKKN